In Brevinematia bacterium, the following are encoded in one genomic region:
- the def gene encoding peptide deformylase, with amino-acid sequence MRDILKYENPLLHRPADEVVEFGDWVKELVEEMFEIMAERKGVGLAANQIGVPFKVAVVDVSPAGYEGKAVLINPVIKTRSKKFTLEDEGCLSVPGLYLPVLRHFSISVEYSDFSGRRHTLNADGYFAKAIQHEIDHLEGILFVERFCEAFDAEKIEDAELRNRIKEVLRVIENIKSNGVWKKMV; translated from the coding sequence ATGAGAGATATTCTAAAGTATGAAAATCCGTTATTGCACAGACCTGCTGATGAGGTTGTAGAGTTTGGGGATTGGGTGAAGGAGCTTGTAGAGGAGATGTTTGAGATAATGGCTGAGAGAAAGGGAGTAGGTTTGGCTGCTAATCAGATTGGAGTTCCTTTTAAAGTAGCGGTGGTGGATGTGAGTCCTGCGGGATATGAGGGTAAGGCTGTATTGATAAATCCTGTGATAAAAACCAGATCTAAGAAGTTCACGTTAGAAGATGAAGGATGTTTGTCTGTTCCAGGACTATATTTGCCGGTGTTAAGGCATTTTTCAATCTCAGTTGAGTACTCTGATTTCAGTGGTAGAAGGCATACTCTCAATGCGGATGGGTATTTTGCTAAAGCAATACAGCATGAGATAGATCACTTGGAAGGTATACTATTTGTGGAGAGGTTTTGTGAAGCATTTGATGCGGAAAAGATAGAAGATGCTGAGCTTAGGAATAGGATAAAAGAGGTGCTTAGGGTTATTGAGAACATCAAAAGCAACGGAGTTTGGAAGAAGATGGTTTGA
- a CDS encoding MG2 domain-containing protein, with the protein MISRKCFYWFSCVVLGTTLLTTVLVGVDSIYSQYDELPYDTSSIILEFSSPIVSMGEYENMIKEVSNKVFLEFSPSIAYRWNYISTSKFEIVFLEEPRRFYPYSLKVKNANLIRGLKGESVSMKVNGKRVFDEYRFIVGGIEVVEIYEKDRGTNTSLVISFNTVPDIEDVREKVSVISGNAVVRNFTVEYLGGSRKSVLVSLRGLRSNRVYKLILERGVRVEGSPVKTKNRYEYVFKTPPEFRVVRVTTEEDIYRQSQYLVIEFNNNLGDNDLMNAIDISPKVENIDIVVDYSNIYLYGDFSVNKEYLVTIGSNIVDEYNQALGKVFEKKVYIDEVIYSYFSSPYGAFVLENYLPLVIPTRVRNLKKIEIRYTYAGDLKSIARILSGDKELKSRYLINLEKLKLDKKVFYQYQVDLEKVLGMDKDKISGLFVYEMVGEPYYYPFDKHHLVKGGVVLITSLGITVKKSPYRTVVFVRKLRDNEPVGEAEVYGVDGEGELEFFGKTDSKGILTVKVDGHKYKWFIAKKGRDVTLDIGRQGFEDYYSVFGYYGGAGYGGLDDFTLEEGVEHYASSYSVGEVKALVFTEKYLYKPGEKVYVKGIVRARVDDTWKIISNTNVYLKILDSRDDVVTNIRLKVDDAGTFHFVLEIDKNAPTGYYTITSENLNIYETFRVEDFKPAIAEIEILLKKNRFLWGEKFEADAIATYLFGAPVKGKVLFKAQVSPIVYRSRSFPNYSFYTTYEDRSFEFLDQEFNTDDTGKVSVVKTLEKDDFLGNAEMRIVALATLEDKSVVQGMRNDVVILNPYNVGVMVGKYFAKVGEEVRIGIVAVDSDDNLTNGIIVKARVIKVQWVGYQEVGVSERLERRARRVENVVFEREGIVVGRANISFVPKEPGYYRTEVSYKVKGKEITTINHFYVVGSGFYWYADDDKLTKVELDKDYYEIGETANLLILSPFKSAVAIITVEREDIHRIMVTEVKDGMKLVPIKVDKEFAPNMFISVILHSAREGTNTVVNGVDIYKPDFRIGYAEMEVYDPDKKMEIEIRTSRDTYEPRQEVRGVIVAKDGKGKPIEEGEVVIAVVDEGVLNLVNYALPDPFYTFHSRRELAVTTTDMRRAIYGQKYLEEKGEIIGGDGVDVKEVMKNGANGVGSIGEQRREGIRKELRGTAYYEAKVKIEKGIANFKFTLPDNLTTFKIMVVGYTKDDKFGYGEKDILVSKPLMVISSFPRFVRIGDEVKGSVLVFNQCGKHGNVEVFVKPEGPFKFDYTLTNLFLRDRESTEVLFSFRVGSVPFGEHEYSVVVGAKLGEYHDSLKIELPVYAPIAYSVVGFSGRAEESFESKISLKDIAYPEFSKIYLSVSPSAFSELRGSIDYLVRYPYGCLEQKLSQVFPLVFAEEIIIKRNLLEYKTREELRKVVQAFVDEIPKYYVDGKGFYYWQGSRYADPYVTVYTMLFLTKAKEAGYRVNERIYSSVLEVLKSYISGKVEGVETDGIYTQHYFNLVVAISYYVLAVNRSFDIASLKGFYYSVRGASVSVLAYVLRTIAKYPLFEGKREMINEIRDQFTRRIIESQDYAYFDGGNWGYFYYNNVIVTSIVLQSLLEVGVKSDVFHKIVKWLSLQCKYNGAWYNTHENAMALWALTEYLKVYESGKPNFSVKALVNTYEVFSVAFRDFTDPSMSKEVRFEPRISSTFVDGKVESLKLELLKEGKGNMYFSVRYYYLPSRSVDSENGFRISKRILDFNTLREVKEDVFVRGRKYIVEITIDTLGKPKSFVVLDDQLPAGFEPVLFYSEYNGEYNVGEGEFWWRRFRLERYKDRVLAFAQYLPSGVFTVRYVVSATTVGKFSVPQTKVEEMYNPDTVTTKSFYRYVRIEDRN; encoded by the coding sequence ATGATTAGTAGAAAGTGTTTTTATTGGTTTTCTTGTGTTGTTTTGGGAACCACTTTACTTACAACAGTGCTTGTTGGTGTTGATAGTATATATAGTCAATATGATGAATTGCCTTATGATACTAGCAGTATAATCTTGGAGTTTTCTTCTCCCATAGTTTCAATGGGTGAGTACGAGAATATGATAAAAGAAGTCTCAAATAAGGTATTTTTGGAGTTTTCACCATCTATTGCCTATCGCTGGAATTACATTTCCACGTCAAAGTTTGAGATAGTGTTTCTAGAGGAACCTCGTAGGTTTTATCCTTACTCTTTGAAGGTAAAGAATGCTAATCTTATAAGAGGTCTTAAGGGTGAGTCTGTTAGTATGAAGGTTAATGGTAAGAGGGTGTTTGATGAGTATAGATTTATTGTGGGAGGAATTGAAGTAGTTGAGATTTATGAGAAAGATCGGGGAACTAATACATCGCTTGTGATAAGTTTTAACACTGTTCCTGATATAGAGGATGTAAGAGAGAAGGTTTCCGTAATTTCTGGGAATGCTGTTGTTAGGAATTTTACGGTTGAGTATCTTGGGGGGAGTAGAAAAAGTGTTTTGGTTAGTTTAAGGGGGCTAAGGAGTAATAGGGTTTACAAACTCATTCTGGAGAGAGGGGTGAGAGTAGAAGGTAGTCCGGTGAAGACTAAGAATAGGTATGAGTACGTTTTCAAAACTCCGCCAGAGTTTAGGGTTGTTAGGGTTACGACTGAGGAAGACATTTATAGGCAGTCTCAGTATTTGGTCATTGAGTTTAACAATAATCTGGGAGATAATGATTTGATGAATGCTATAGATATTTCTCCCAAAGTTGAGAATATTGATATTGTTGTGGATTACAGCAATATTTATCTTTATGGTGACTTTAGTGTAAATAAAGAATACCTAGTTACGATAGGGAGTAATATCGTGGACGAATACAATCAAGCGTTGGGTAAGGTTTTTGAGAAAAAAGTGTATATTGATGAGGTAATATATTCCTATTTTTCTTCACCCTATGGGGCATTTGTTCTTGAGAATTACTTACCTCTTGTTATACCTACTAGGGTGAGAAATCTTAAGAAGATAGAGATTCGTTATACCTACGCTGGTGACTTAAAGAGTATTGCTAGGATACTTTCGGGTGATAAGGAGCTAAAAAGTAGATATTTGATAAATCTTGAGAAACTGAAATTGGATAAGAAGGTTTTCTATCAATACCAAGTAGATCTTGAAAAGGTTTTGGGGATGGATAAAGACAAGATCTCGGGGCTTTTTGTTTATGAGATGGTGGGTGAGCCGTATTATTACCCTTTTGATAAGCATCACTTGGTTAAGGGGGGAGTGGTTTTAATAACATCGCTTGGGATAACTGTTAAGAAGTCACCGTATAGGACTGTGGTTTTCGTGAGGAAGCTGAGAGATAATGAGCCTGTTGGGGAAGCTGAGGTTTATGGAGTTGATGGGGAAGGTGAGTTAGAGTTTTTTGGAAAGACTGATAGTAAGGGGATTTTGACTGTTAAGGTGGATGGGCATAAGTATAAGTGGTTTATTGCTAAAAAGGGAAGAGATGTTACTCTTGATATAGGCAGGCAGGGTTTTGAGGACTACTATAGTGTGTTTGGATATTACGGGGGTGCGGGATATGGTGGACTTGATGATTTTACTCTTGAGGAGGGTGTTGAGCACTACGCTAGTAGTTATAGTGTTGGAGAGGTTAAAGCTTTGGTTTTTACAGAGAAGTATTTGTATAAGCCTGGGGAAAAGGTATACGTTAAGGGGATAGTGAGAGCTAGGGTAGATGATACATGGAAAATAATTAGTAACACTAATGTCTATCTTAAGATTTTGGATAGCAGAGATGATGTTGTTACGAATATCCGTCTTAAGGTTGATGATGCTGGAACTTTTCATTTTGTTTTAGAGATTGATAAGAATGCTCCTACAGGGTATTATACAATTACTTCTGAGAACCTTAACATTTATGAGACCTTTAGGGTGGAGGATTTCAAGCCTGCTATTGCTGAGATAGAAATACTGTTGAAGAAGAACAGGTTCTTATGGGGTGAGAAGTTTGAAGCTGATGCTATTGCAACATATCTCTTCGGCGCTCCTGTCAAGGGGAAGGTATTATTTAAGGCTCAGGTGTCTCCAATAGTGTATAGAAGTAGATCTTTCCCAAATTATTCATTTTATACAACTTATGAGGACCGTTCTTTTGAATTTTTAGATCAAGAGTTCAATACTGATGATACTGGGAAGGTATCGGTGGTGAAAACTCTTGAGAAGGATGATTTTCTAGGTAACGCTGAGATGAGGATTGTTGCTCTTGCTACTCTTGAGGACAAAAGTGTAGTTCAAGGTATGAGGAATGACGTGGTTATTCTTAATCCTTACAATGTTGGGGTTATGGTGGGGAAATACTTTGCTAAGGTGGGTGAAGAAGTTAGGATTGGTATTGTAGCTGTTGATAGTGATGACAATCTCACTAATGGAATTATTGTAAAAGCAAGAGTTATAAAAGTGCAGTGGGTGGGTTATCAGGAGGTAGGGGTTAGCGAAAGACTAGAGAGAAGGGCTAGGAGAGTGGAGAATGTGGTGTTTGAGAGGGAGGGTATAGTTGTAGGTAGGGCTAACATTTCCTTTGTTCCGAAAGAACCAGGGTATTACAGAACAGAAGTATCTTATAAGGTTAAGGGAAAGGAGATTACAACGATCAATCATTTCTATGTTGTTGGTAGTGGGTTCTATTGGTATGCTGACGATGACAAGCTCACAAAAGTGGAGCTTGATAAGGATTACTATGAGATTGGGGAGACAGCTAATCTGCTGATTCTGAGCCCATTTAAGTCTGCGGTTGCGATAATAACCGTTGAGAGAGAAGATATTCACAGGATTATGGTTACTGAGGTTAAAGATGGGATGAAGTTAGTTCCAATAAAGGTAGACAAGGAATTTGCACCAAATATGTTTATATCGGTAATATTGCACTCTGCTAGAGAGGGGACTAATACTGTCGTAAACGGTGTGGATATTTATAAACCAGACTTTAGAATAGGATATGCAGAGATGGAAGTTTATGATCCAGATAAGAAAATGGAGATAGAGATTAGAACATCTAGAGATACCTACGAGCCAAGGCAGGAGGTAAGAGGTGTGATAGTTGCCAAGGATGGTAAGGGTAAACCAATAGAAGAGGGTGAAGTGGTAATAGCAGTAGTAGACGAGGGGGTCTTAAACTTAGTGAATTACGCGTTGCCTGATCCATTTTATACTTTCCACTCAAGGCGCGAATTAGCAGTGACAACCACAGATATGAGAAGAGCGATATATGGACAGAAGTACTTAGAGGAGAAAGGTGAGATCATAGGTGGTGATGGGGTTGATGTTAAGGAAGTTATGAAGAATGGTGCAAATGGTGTAGGATCAATAGGAGAACAGAGAAGAGAGGGCATAAGGAAAGAGCTGAGAGGAACTGCCTATTACGAGGCTAAGGTAAAGATAGAAAAGGGTATAGCAAATTTTAAGTTTACTCTACCTGATAACTTGACCACTTTCAAAATAATGGTAGTCGGATATACAAAGGACGATAAGTTTGGGTATGGTGAAAAGGATATACTTGTAAGTAAGCCTCTGATGGTTATTTCTTCTTTTCCAAGGTTTGTTAGAATTGGGGATGAGGTTAAGGGTAGTGTGCTGGTTTTCAATCAATGTGGTAAGCATGGAAATGTGGAAGTTTTCGTTAAGCCTGAAGGACCGTTTAAGTTTGACTACACTTTAACTAATCTCTTTCTAAGAGATAGGGAATCTACGGAAGTTCTTTTTAGCTTTAGGGTGGGTAGTGTGCCGTTTGGAGAGCATGAGTATAGTGTGGTAGTTGGGGCTAAGCTGGGAGAATATCATGATTCTCTCAAGATAGAGTTACCTGTTTATGCACCTATTGCTTATAGTGTTGTTGGGTTCAGTGGAAGGGCGGAGGAGAGTTTTGAGAGTAAGATAAGTCTTAAAGATATAGCTTATCCTGAGTTTTCAAAGATCTATCTCTCGGTGTCACCTTCTGCGTTTTCAGAGCTTAGGGGAAGTATTGATTATCTTGTTCGCTATCCTTACGGATGTCTTGAGCAGAAGTTGTCGCAGGTGTTTCCCCTTGTTTTCGCAGAAGAAATAATAATAAAGAGAAACTTGCTAGAGTACAAAACCAGAGAGGAACTGAGAAAAGTTGTCCAAGCTTTTGTTGACGAGATTCCAAAGTATTATGTTGATGGGAAAGGTTTTTACTACTGGCAGGGGAGTAGGTATGCAGATCCTTATGTCACGGTATACACTATGTTGTTCTTGACTAAGGCTAAAGAGGCAGGGTATAGAGTTAACGAAAGAATTTACTCAAGTGTGCTAGAAGTGCTTAAGAGTTATATTTCTGGAAAAGTGGAAGGGGTAGAAACTGATGGTATTTACACACAGCATTATTTTAACCTTGTTGTTGCAATATCGTATTATGTTCTTGCTGTCAACAGGTCTTTTGATATTGCAAGCCTTAAGGGATTCTACTATTCTGTTAGGGGTGCTAGTGTCTCGGTTCTTGCGTATGTGTTGAGAACCATAGCTAAATATCCGCTTTTTGAGGGTAAGAGAGAGATGATTAACGAGATAAGAGATCAATTTACTAGGAGGATCATTGAGTCTCAGGATTATGCTTATTTTGATGGAGGTAATTGGGGATACTTCTACTATAATAATGTTATAGTAACCTCAATTGTTCTTCAGTCTTTACTGGAAGTTGGAGTCAAATCTGATGTTTTCCACAAGATTGTGAAGTGGCTTTCCTTGCAGTGCAAATATAATGGTGCATGGTATAATACTCACGAAAATGCGATGGCATTATGGGCTTTGACTGAGTACTTGAAGGTGTACGAAAGTGGTAAGCCTAATTTCTCAGTAAAAGCTTTAGTAAACACTTATGAAGTATTTTCAGTTGCCTTTAGAGATTTCACTGATCCTAGTATGAGCAAAGAGGTAAGATTTGAGCCTAGGATCTCCTCAACGTTTGTGGATGGAAAAGTTGAGAGCCTGAAATTAGAATTGCTTAAGGAAGGAAAAGGAAATATGTATTTTTCCGTTAGATACTACTATCTTCCAAGCAGAAGTGTAGATTCTGAGAACGGTTTTAGAATTTCTAAGAGGATACTTGACTTTAACACACTTCGTGAAGTGAAGGAAGATGTGTTTGTAAGAGGTAGAAAGTATATTGTTGAGATAACAATTGACACTCTTGGTAAACCTAAGAGCTTTGTTGTTCTGGATGATCAGTTACCTGCAGGATTTGAACCTGTGCTATTCTACAGTGAATATAATGGTGAATATAATGTTGGTGAGGGAGAGTTCTGGTGGAGAAGATTTAGGTTAGAAAGATACAAAGACAGGGTTTTAGCTTTTGCCCAGTATCTACCCAGTGGTGTGTTTACCGTAAGGTATGTTGTAAGTGCAACTACTGTTGGTAAATTCAGTGTTCCACAGACAAAGGTAGAAGAGATGTATAACCCAGACACTGTGACTACTAAGAGTTTCTATAGGTATGTGAGAATAGAAGATAGAAACTGA
- a CDS encoding CPBP family intramembrane glutamic endopeptidase — protein sequence MSKKLLIFIAVSFGFSWTIAVILWLTGLYSSSQPQASLVKTLLLIVYMFGPAVGTIVSQKIAGEKLSNLGVSFKINVWWIVGILAIVSITLLTVFISSLMGAKLNTTWDQLELSILELYKNIPSSEKPSTAEIAKQLEEIGKSVNYNVFLFYLISLLSGIVAGITVNAVAAFGEEFGWRGFLFKEFENLGLIISSLVIGLIWGIWHAPIIAMGHNFPTHPLEGIFLMTLFCILLSFIMNYFREKGKSVVLSSMMHGTLNGTAGLYIYANTVKNDILYNITGVSGMLSILLIVALLLLLDRKTFFKPLQAKS from the coding sequence ATGAGCAAAAAACTCTTAATTTTCATAGCAGTATCATTTGGATTTAGTTGGACCATAGCTGTAATTCTGTGGCTTACTGGACTATATAGCAGTTCCCAACCACAGGCTTCCCTAGTAAAGACACTTTTACTCATTGTCTATATGTTTGGTCCAGCAGTAGGAACAATTGTATCACAAAAGATTGCCGGTGAAAAACTTTCTAACTTAGGAGTATCCTTTAAAATCAACGTATGGTGGATAGTAGGGATTCTGGCAATAGTATCAATAACCTTACTCACAGTTTTTATATCCTCCCTAATGGGAGCAAAGCTTAACACAACATGGGACCAACTAGAACTTAGCATTCTAGAACTCTATAAAAACATTCCTTCTTCCGAAAAACCAAGCACAGCCGAAATAGCAAAGCAGTTAGAAGAGATAGGAAAATCCGTAAATTACAATGTCTTCCTTTTCTACCTTATCTCTTTACTCTCAGGAATAGTAGCAGGGATAACTGTTAACGCAGTCGCTGCATTCGGTGAAGAGTTTGGATGGAGAGGATTCCTGTTTAAAGAGTTTGAAAACCTTGGACTTATAATATCATCGCTTGTAATAGGACTAATATGGGGAATATGGCATGCACCAATAATAGCAATGGGCCACAATTTCCCTACTCATCCGCTTGAAGGCATATTTCTCATGACCCTTTTCTGCATACTCCTTTCATTCATCATGAACTACTTCAGAGAGAAAGGCAAATCTGTTGTGCTCTCATCAATGATGCACGGAACATTAAATGGCACTGCAGGCCTTTATATATACGCAAACACTGTCAAAAACGATATACTATATAACATCACAGGGGTTTCCGGAATGCTATCTATCCTGCTAATAGTAGCTCTACTACTACTGCTTGACAGAAAAACTTTCTTTAAACCACTTCAAGCAAAAAGCTGA
- the trpC gene encoding indole-3-glycerol phosphate synthase TrpC, with protein sequence MALEEIVKRKICEIEERKKEFPLERLVGELEKRVPVKRNFLGALLNSISNKKPGVIAEIKFASPSRGVIRKDLSPEDVAEIYERSPFVDCISVLTEKYYFNGDISFIRRVKEKSSKPVLRKDFIVDVYQVYESAYYEADCILLIASCLSKKELESLWRTARTLDLDVLVEVYEESDLEKVEKLDVEIIGVNSRNLRTLEVSFTKFSELFPKLPAGFKVMVAESGMKSKSDITNAIAIGFNAFLIGESFMSSNNIGEKIREMVEGVRLP encoded by the coding sequence ATGGCGTTAGAAGAGATAGTAAAGCGAAAAATTTGTGAGATTGAGGAGAGAAAAAAGGAGTTTCCATTGGAAAGGTTAGTTGGAGAGCTGGAGAAGAGAGTGCCGGTGAAAAGAAACTTTCTGGGAGCTTTATTGAATAGTATTAGCAATAAAAAGCCAGGGGTAATAGCGGAAATAAAGTTTGCTTCTCCTTCAAGAGGTGTTATAAGAAAGGATCTTTCTCCTGAAGATGTTGCTGAAATTTATGAGAGGAGTCCTTTCGTAGATTGTATATCTGTATTAACCGAGAAGTATTACTTTAATGGTGATATATCGTTTATAAGAAGGGTTAAGGAGAAAAGTTCTAAACCAGTTCTTAGGAAAGATTTCATAGTTGATGTGTATCAAGTATATGAAAGTGCTTACTATGAAGCTGATTGTATTCTTCTTATAGCTAGCTGTCTTTCCAAAAAAGAGTTAGAGAGTTTGTGGAGGACTGCTAGAACTCTAGATTTAGACGTTCTTGTTGAGGTTTATGAAGAAAGTGATCTAGAGAAGGTTGAAAAGCTGGACGTTGAGATTATAGGAGTAAATAGTAGGAACTTGAGAACTTTAGAGGTCTCTTTTACCAAGTTTTCAGAACTTTTCCCTAAGTTACCTGCTGGTTTTAAAGTAATGGTAGCTGAAAGTGGAATGAAGAGTAAAAGTGATATAACCAATGCTATTGCGATAGGCTTTAATGCATTTCTTATAGGAGAATCGTTTATGTCTTCAAACAACATAGGTGAGAAGATAAGAGAGATGGTAGAGGGGGTAAGGTTACCTTAG
- a CDS encoding radical SAM protein: MNTSASYLKLPKDVLKERIEEAFSILDECKLCPRKCGVNRNKNERGYCKAGFLPVVSSYGPHFGEESVLVGKYGSGTIFFTGCNLGCIYCQNYEISQLMEGREVSFEELARMMIYLQHIGCHNINFVTPTHQVPQILKALEIAIELGLKVPLVYNTGGYDCVETLKLLEGIFDIYMPDIKYSDNSFAQKYSNAKDYFDVVKQAVKEMHRQVGDLAIDQNHIAYRGLLVRHLVLPNNIAGSYEVFKFLLEEISPNTFINIMAQYRPCFKAHNFTELSRRIYREEFLEAVRLAVEMGFRRIIS; the protein is encoded by the coding sequence ATGAACACTTCTGCATCATATCTAAAACTTCCGAAGGACGTTTTAAAAGAAAGAATAGAAGAAGCCTTCAGTATTCTGGATGAATGTAAACTATGTCCGAGAAAATGTGGTGTAAATAGAAACAAAAATGAAAGGGGATACTGCAAAGCAGGGTTTTTACCGGTGGTTTCATCCTATGGACCACACTTTGGTGAAGAAAGCGTTTTAGTTGGAAAGTATGGCTCAGGAACGATATTTTTCACAGGATGTAATCTGGGATGTATTTACTGCCAGAATTACGAAATATCACAACTTATGGAAGGTAGAGAAGTTTCATTTGAAGAATTAGCGAGAATGATGATATACCTCCAACATATAGGATGTCATAATATCAACTTTGTAACACCCACTCACCAAGTTCCTCAGATTCTAAAAGCTCTAGAGATAGCTATTGAGTTAGGCTTAAAAGTTCCCTTAGTGTATAATACCGGCGGATATGATTGTGTGGAAACACTAAAACTTCTTGAAGGTATATTTGACATCTACATGCCAGATATAAAATACTCCGACAACTCATTCGCTCAGAAATACTCAAACGCAAAAGACTACTTTGATGTTGTAAAGCAGGCTGTAAAAGAGATGCATAGACAAGTTGGTGACCTAGCAATAGACCAAAACCACATTGCCTACAGAGGATTACTAGTAAGACACCTAGTTCTACCAAACAACATAGCAGGCTCATATGAAGTGTTTAAATTTCTCCTTGAAGAAATATCACCAAATACCTTTATTAACATAATGGCTCAGTATAGACCTTGCTTTAAGGCACACAACTTTACTGAACTTTCAAGGAGAATCTACAGAGAGGAATTCTTAGAAGCAGTAAGGCTTGCAGTTGAAATGGGGTTTAGAAGAATTATCTCCTAA
- a CDS encoding STAS domain-containing protein, translating into MEVSRREMGDVVIFDINGEIDLYNAPQIKELVRQEIEKGKVNIVVNLDKVSYIDSSGIGVLISSLSNLKKVGGGLKLANVYASVRKVFELTKLTGFFDIYDSVENAVNSFNQ; encoded by the coding sequence ATGGAGGTTTCTAGAAGAGAGATGGGAGATGTAGTAATTTTTGATATAAACGGCGAAATTGATCTGTATAACGCTCCACAAATAAAGGAGCTCGTCAGACAAGAAATTGAAAAAGGTAAGGTAAATATCGTTGTTAATCTAGACAAAGTAAGTTACATAGACTCTTCAGGCATTGGTGTTCTGATCTCCAGCCTTTCAAACCTAAAGAAAGTGGGCGGTGGCCTGAAGTTAGCTAATGTCTATGCATCCGTAAGAAAAGTTTTTGAGCTTACCAAGCTAACAGGATTTTTTGACATTTACGATTCCGTTGAGAACGCTGTAAACTCCTTTAATCAATAG
- a CDS encoding POTRA domain-containing protein, producing the protein MKIITLMKSEKLILLVFILIFGPLPKDAFSLKINKIKIEGNSHTKEEIILAIASEFLSDKEFSEEELNGIARRVEERLKNTTWFYSSRVYIVPSARGEEYRNVVIEVNEGFLLRFSGGYAYGMAGMDNIWGNGEKIFLYLGYNRQGIDFELDNLWRNFFANG; encoded by the coding sequence ATGAAAATAATTACACTTATGAAATCAGAAAAACTTATCCTCCTAGTCTTTATACTTATATTTGGACCTCTTCCTAAAGATGCTTTCAGTCTCAAAATCAACAAGATAAAAATTGAGGGTAACAGTCATACTAAAGAGGAGATTATACTTGCAATAGCTTCTGAATTTTTAAGTGATAAAGAGTTTTCGGAAGAGGAACTGAATGGTATCGCCAGAAGAGTTGAAGAGAGACTTAAAAACACAACTTGGTTCTACTCTTCTAGAGTCTATATAGTTCCAAGTGCTAGGGGGGAAGAGTATAGGAATGTTGTTATTGAGGTTAATGAAGGGTTTTTGCTGAGGTTTTCTGGAGGGTATGCATACGGAATGGCAGGAATGGATAACATCTGGGGAAATGGGGAGAAGATCTTTCTTTATCTGGGATATAACAGGCAAGGTATAGACTTTGAGTTAGATAACTTGTGGAGAAACTTTTTTGCAAATGG
- a CDS encoding M23 family metallopeptidase yields MRKFFILMLFLLLSSINFCYGIFVYLYPTNCIEKKGETIALIIEEKEGFEVLSVALEGQVEYPIYRIGSNMVYSLVGLPHTIVTNFMLSVRSIDRLTGEMLVAEIPFRVNIDPIAYAKRRPKQIGEIEIRNDLSFKTNKFKLLANYGGEISVFSKPLEGQVKDGYGVNRSRGGILHGRIHLGVDIPREWGAKVYSAYDGVVISTARDRKAGKYVVIQHGYGVCSVYMHLSEILVKRGQVVTTNTVIGLVGATGRTTGAHLHFGISVNNIYVDPLSFLERDYSPQSVISNGTKIKIYNLNREASSNLLVSQ; encoded by the coding sequence GTGAGAAAGTTTTTTATTTTAATGCTGTTTCTGCTACTCTCTTCCATAAATTTCTGTTATGGAATTTTCGTATATCTATACCCGACGAATTGTATTGAGAAGAAGGGAGAAACAATAGCTTTAATAATTGAGGAGAAGGAAGGTTTTGAGGTATTATCTGTGGCTCTTGAGGGACAGGTTGAATACCCTATCTATCGGATAGGTAGTAATATGGTATACTCTTTGGTGGGGCTTCCTCATACTATAGTTACGAATTTTATGTTGTCTGTTAGATCAATAGATAGACTTACTGGTGAGATGTTAGTTGCGGAGATACCTTTTAGGGTGAATATAGATCCTATTGCTTATGCTAAGAGGAGGCCAAAGCAGATAGGGGAGATAGAGATAAGGAATGATTTAAGCTTTAAGACTAACAAATTCAAGCTACTTGCGAACTACGGGGGTGAGATCTCTGTTTTTTCTAAGCCTTTAGAAGGGCAGGTTAAAGATGGATATGGTGTGAATAGGTCAAGGGGTGGAATATTGCATGGCAGGATTCACCTAGGGGTGGATATACCAAGAGAGTGGGGGGCTAAGGTTTACTCTGCTTATGATGGAGTTGTTATATCAACTGCGAGAGATAGAAAGGCAGGAAAGTATGTTGTGATACAGCACGGGTATGGAGTGTGCTCGGTGTATATGCATTTAAGCGAAATCTTGGTCAAAAGAGGACAAGTTGTTACTACAAACACCGTAATAGGGCTTGTAGGAGCAACAGGAAGAACAACAGGAGCTCATCTGCATTTTGGAATATCTGTAAACAACATTTATGTTGATCCTCTCTCTTTCTTAGAGAGAGACTATTCACCACAAAGTGTTATTTCCAACGGTACTAAGATCAAGATATATAACCTCAACAGAGAAGCATCCTCTAATTTGCTAGTATCACAATAA